One Microbacterium marinum genomic window carries:
- the rpsC gene encoding 30S ribosomal protein S3, with product MGQKVNPYGFRLGITTDHVSRWFSDSTKPGQRYADYVAEDVKIRRLLTTSLDRAGVSNIEIERTRDRVRVDIHTARPGIVIGRRGAEAERIRADLEKLTGKQIQLNILEVKNPEADAQLVAQGIAEQLSARVAFRRAMRKGLQGAQRAGAKGIRIQVSGRLGGAEMSRSEFYREGRVPLHTLRANIDYGFYEAKTTFGRIGVKVWIYKGDLTNKELAREQANAPKSDRRRDDRRGPRNDRRNEAPVAEGASA from the coding sequence ATGGGACAGAAGGTCAACCCGTACGGCTTCCGCCTCGGCATCACCACCGACCACGTGTCGCGCTGGTTCTCGGACTCCACCAAGCCCGGACAGCGTTACGCCGACTACGTGGCCGAGGACGTCAAGATCCGTCGTCTCCTGACGACGTCGCTCGACCGTGCCGGCGTGAGCAACATCGAGATCGAGCGCACGCGTGACCGCGTTCGCGTCGACATCCACACCGCCCGCCCGGGCATCGTGATCGGCCGCCGCGGCGCCGAGGCCGAGCGCATCCGCGCCGACCTCGAGAAGCTCACCGGCAAGCAGATCCAGCTGAACATCCTCGAGGTCAAGAACCCCGAGGCCGACGCTCAGCTGGTCGCGCAGGGCATCGCCGAGCAGCTCTCCGCACGTGTGGCGTTCCGCCGCGCGATGCGCAAGGGTCTGCAGGGCGCTCAGCGTGCCGGTGCCAAGGGCATCCGCATCCAGGTCTCCGGCCGCCTCGGCGGCGCCGAGATGAGCCGTTCGGAGTTCTACCGCGAAGGCCGTGTGCCCCTGCACACCCTGCGCGCGAACATCGACTACGGCTTCTACGAGGCGAAGACCACCTTCGGCCGCATCGGCGTGAAGGTCTGGATCTACAAGGGCGACCTCACCAACAAGGAGCTCGCTCGCGAGCAGGCCAACGCGCCCAAGTCGGACCGTCGTCGTGACGACCGTCGTGGCCCGCGCAACGACCGTCGCAACGAGGCCCCCGTCGCAGAAGGAGCGTCTGCCTGA
- the rpsS gene encoding 30S ribosomal protein S19 — protein sequence MPRSLKKGPFVDEHLLRKVVSQNEAGTKNVIKTWSRRSMIIPAMLGHTIAVHDGRKHIPVFVSETMVGHKLGEFAPTRTFRGHEKDDKKGRRR from the coding sequence ATGCCTCGCAGCCTTAAGAAGGGCCCCTTCGTCGACGAGCACCTGCTTCGCAAGGTCGTCTCGCAGAACGAAGCCGGCACCAAGAACGTCATCAAGACCTGGTCGCGTCGTTCGATGATCATCCCGGCCATGCTGGGTCACACGATCGCCGTGCACGACGGACGCAAGCACATCCCCGTGTTCGTGTCCGAGACCATGGTCGGCCACAAGCTGGGCGAGTTCGCGCCCACCCGCACCTTCCGCGGCCACGAGAAGGACGACAAGAAGGGTCGTCGCCGCTAA
- the rplB gene encoding 50S ribosomal protein L2 has product MAIRKYKPTTPGRRGSSVADFAEITRSTPEKSLLRPLAKTGGRNNQGRITTRHIGGGHKRQYRVIDFRRNDKDGINAKVAHIEYDPNRTARIALLHYFDGEKRYILAPNKLSQGDIVESGAGADIKPGNNLPLRNIPTGTVIHAIELRPGGGAKMARSAGASVRLVAKDGPYAQLRLPSGEIRNVDARCRATIGEVGNAEQSNINWGKAGRKRWKGVRPTVRGVAMNPVDHPHGGGEGKTSGGRHPVTPWGQAEGRTRHPNKESDKLIVRRRNAGKKRK; this is encoded by the coding sequence ATGGCTATTCGCAAGTACAAGCCCACGACCCCGGGTCGCCGCGGTTCGTCGGTCGCCGACTTCGCCGAGATCACCCGATCGACGCCCGAGAAGTCGCTCCTTCGCCCGCTGGCGAAGACCGGCGGTCGCAACAACCAGGGCCGCATCACGACGCGTCACATCGGTGGTGGCCACAAGCGCCAGTACCGCGTGATCGACTTCCGTCGCAACGACAAGGACGGCATCAACGCCAAGGTCGCTCACATCGAGTACGACCCCAACCGCACCGCGCGTATCGCGCTGCTGCACTACTTCGACGGCGAGAAGCGGTACATCCTCGCCCCGAACAAGCTGTCGCAGGGTGACATCGTCGAGTCGGGTGCCGGCGCCGACATCAAGCCCGGCAACAACCTGCCGCTGCGCAACATCCCCACCGGTACCGTGATCCACGCGATCGAGCTCCGTCCCGGCGGCGGCGCGAAGATGGCGCGTTCGGCCGGTGCGTCGGTCCGCCTCGTCGCAAAGGACGGCCCCTACGCCCAGCTGCGTCTGCCCTCCGGCGAGATCCGCAACGTCGATGCGCGCTGCCGCGCGACCATCGGCGAGGTCGGCAACGCCGAGCAGTCGAACATCAACTGGGGCAAGGCCGGCCGCAAGCGCTGGAAGGGCGTCCGCCCGACCGTCCGTGGTGTCGCCATGAACCCGGTCGACCACCCGCACGGTGGTGGTGAGGGTAAGACCTCCGGTGGTCGTCACCCCGTCACTCCTTGGGGCCAGGCTGAGGGTCGTACCCGCCACCCCAACAAGGAAAGCGACAAGTTGATCGTTCGCCGTCGCAACGCCGGCAAGAAGCGGAAGTAG
- the rpsQ gene encoding 30S ribosomal protein S17 — protein MAEKKAAAAEVAGHESAAHDVRDENARGYRKARRGYVVSDKMDKTIVVEVEDRVKHPLYGKVIRRTSKVKAHDEQNTAGIGDLVLINETRPLSATKRWRLVEILEKAK, from the coding sequence ATGGCTGAGAAGAAGGCAGCTGCCGCTGAGGTCGCCGGCCACGAGTCGGCCGCCCACGATGTCCGTGACGAGAACGCCCGCGGTTACCGCAAGGCGCGTCGTGGCTACGTCGTCAGCGACAAGATGGACAAGACCATCGTCGTCGAGGTCGAGGACCGCGTGAAGCACCCCCTCTACGGCAAGGTCATCCGCCGCACGTCGAAGGTGAAGGCTCACGACGAGCAGAACACCGCCGGCATCGGCGACCTCGTCCTCATCAACGAGACCCGTCCGCTCAGCGCCACCAAGCGCTGGCGCCTGGTCGAGATTCTCGAGAAGGCGAAGTAA
- the rplV gene encoding 50S ribosomal protein L22 has product MVESIARVKHIRVTPQKARRVVALIKGKQAQEALAILKFAPQGASEPIYKLVASAVANARVKADKDNEFLDEQDLYVANAYVDEGTTLKRFQPRAQGRAFQIKKRTSHITVVLSTPVVAESAAAAKDKKASK; this is encoded by the coding sequence ATGGTGGAATCCATCGCACGCGTGAAGCACATCCGCGTGACCCCTCAGAAGGCTCGTCGTGTCGTCGCGCTCATCAAGGGCAAGCAGGCTCAGGAGGCTCTCGCCATCCTGAAGTTCGCTCCCCAGGGTGCCAGCGAGCCGATCTACAAGCTCGTCGCCTCGGCGGTCGCCAACGCTCGCGTGAAGGCCGACAAGGACAACGAGTTCCTGGACGAGCAGGACCTGTACGTGGCCAACGCGTACGTCGACGAGGGCACGACGCTCAAGCGTTTCCAGCCCCGCGCTCAGGGTCGCGCGTTCCAGATCAAGAAGCGCACCAGCCACATCACGGTTGTGCTCTCGACCCCCGTGGTCGCGGAGTCGGCTGCGGCTGCCAAGGACAAGAAGGCGAGCAAGTAA
- the rplW gene encoding 50S ribosomal protein L23, which produces MTVNKDPRDIILKPVVSEKSYGLIDEGKYTFLVDPRADKTEIKLAIEKIFGVKVASVNTLNRPGKTRRTRFGTGKRKDTKRAIVTLKSGTIDIFTAVG; this is translated from the coding sequence ATGACCGTCAACAAGGACCCGCGCGACATCATCCTGAAGCCGGTCGTCTCCGAGAAGAGCTACGGGCTCATCGACGAGGGCAAGTACACGTTCCTCGTGGACCCCCGTGCCGACAAGACCGAGATCAAGCTCGCCATCGAGAAGATCTTCGGTGTCAAGGTCGCTTCGGTGAACACGCTGAACCGCCCGGGCAAGACCCGCCGCACCCGCTTCGGCACCGGTAAGCGCAAGGACACCAAGCGCGCCATCGTGACCCTGAAGTCGGGCACCATCGACATCTTCACGGCCGTCGGCTGA
- the rplP gene encoding 50S ribosomal protein L16 codes for MLIPRKVKYRKQHHPKRDGAATGGTKVSFGEFGIQALTPAYVTNRQIESARIAMTRHIKRGGKVWINIYPDRPLTKKPAETRMGSGKGSPEWWVANVKPGRVLFEVAGVNEELAREALTRAIHKLPLKARIIKREEGDA; via the coding sequence ATGCTTATTCCCCGCAAGGTCAAGTACCGCAAGCAGCACCACCCGAAGCGCGACGGCGCCGCCACCGGCGGTACCAAGGTCAGCTTCGGTGAGTTCGGCATCCAGGCCCTCACGCCCGCTTACGTGACCAACCGTCAGATCGAGTCCGCTCGTATCGCCATGACGCGTCACATCAAGCGTGGCGGAAAGGTGTGGATCAACATCTACCCCGACCGTCCGCTCACGAAGAAGCCGGCCGAAACCCGCATGGGTTCCGGTAAGGGTTCGCCCGAGTGGTGGGTCGCCAACGTCAAGCCGGGTCGCGTCCTCTTCGAGGTCGCGGGCGTCAACGAGGAACTCGCTCGTGAGGCCCTGACCCGTGCCATCCACAAGCTGCCCCTGAAGGCACGCATCATCAAGCGCGAGGAGGGCGACGCGTAA
- the rplD gene encoding 50S ribosomal protein L4 — MADSTLALDVLKADGKKAGSVELPAALFDVKTNIPLIHQVVVAQLAAARQGTHSTKRRGEVSGAGRKPFKQKGTGNARQGSIRAPHMTGGGIVHGPKPRNYSQRTPKKMIAAALLGALSDRNRGGRLHIVDSFGIEGAPSTKAAATVLASLAPTKNVLVVITRDDELSIKSVRNLAYVHVLTFDQLNAYDVLVSDDIVFTKAAYDAFVAAKAGATEEVSA, encoded by the coding sequence ATGGCTGACTCGACTCTCGCGCTCGACGTCCTGAAGGCAGACGGCAAGAAGGCTGGCTCCGTGGAGCTGCCCGCCGCGCTGTTCGACGTCAAGACGAACATCCCCCTCATCCACCAGGTCGTCGTCGCGCAGCTCGCGGCGGCTCGCCAGGGTACCCACTCGACCAAGCGTCGCGGTGAGGTCTCCGGTGCCGGCCGCAAGCCCTTCAAGCAGAAGGGCACGGGTAACGCCCGTCAGGGCTCGATCCGCGCGCCGCACATGACCGGTGGTGGCATCGTGCACGGCCCCAAGCCGCGCAACTACTCGCAGCGCACCCCCAAGAAGATGATCGCCGCCGCCCTGCTGGGCGCGCTCAGCGACCGTAACCGCGGTGGCCGCCTGCACATCGTCGACTCGTTCGGCATCGAAGGGGCTCCCTCGACCAAGGCTGCCGCCACGGTCCTGGCCTCGCTCGCGCCGACCAAGAACGTCCTGGTCGTCATCACCCGTGACGACGAGCTGAGCATCAAGAGCGTCCGCAACCTCGCGTACGTGCACGTGCTGACGTTCGACCAGCTCAACGCATACGACGTGCTCGTCTCGGACGACATCGTCTTCACCAAGGCCGCCTACGACGCGTTCGTCGCTGCGAAGGCCGGCGCCACCGAGGAGGTCTCGGCATGA
- the rpmC gene encoding 50S ribosomal protein L29 produces MAVGTKTLAPSELDTFEDQRLVEELRKAKEELFNLRFQSATGQLESHGRIRAVKRDIARLYTVIRERELGIRATPAPVETATKAKKTKAKKADAADEAVKEEAE; encoded by the coding sequence ATGGCTGTCGGCACCAAGACGCTCGCCCCGAGCGAGCTGGACACGTTCGAAGACCAGCGCCTCGTGGAGGAGCTGCGCAAGGCCAAGGAAGAGCTGTTCAACCTGCGCTTCCAGTCGGCCACCGGCCAGCTCGAGAGCCACGGCCGCATCCGTGCGGTCAAGCGCGACATCGCGCGGCTCTACACCGTCATCCGTGAGCGCGAGCTCGGCATCCGTGCCACGCCCGCTCCGGTCGAGACGGCCACCAAGGCGAAGAAGACCAAGGCCAAGAAGGCGGATGCCGCTGACGAGGCCGTGAAGGAAGAGGCCGAGTGA